The following proteins are encoded in a genomic region of Mycobacterium kiyosense:
- a CDS encoding NUDIX hydrolase has translation MAEHDFETVSSETLYQGAIFALRRDQVRMPGGNIAKREVLEHYGAVAVVAMDDDNNIAMVYQYRHTAGRRLWELPAGLLDAAGEPAQLTAARELEEEVGLRAGTWRMLVDIQTAPGYSDESVRVYLATDLTDIGRPEAHDEEADMTMRWFALDDAVQRVLSGEFVNSIAVAGILATYAITGGLAEPRAVDSPWVDKPTAFAKRKAGQ, from the coding sequence GTGGCTGAGCACGACTTCGAGACGGTATCGTCGGAAACCCTTTATCAGGGAGCGATTTTCGCGCTACGCCGAGACCAGGTGCGGATGCCCGGCGGCAATATCGCCAAGCGGGAGGTGCTCGAGCACTACGGCGCGGTTGCGGTGGTTGCGATGGACGACGACAACAACATCGCCATGGTCTACCAGTATCGCCACACCGCCGGGCGCCGGCTGTGGGAGTTGCCCGCCGGCCTGCTCGACGCGGCGGGGGAGCCCGCCCAGCTGACTGCGGCCAGAGAACTGGAAGAGGAGGTCGGCCTGCGGGCCGGGACCTGGCGGATGCTGGTGGACATCCAGACCGCGCCCGGTTACAGCGACGAATCGGTACGCGTGTATCTGGCTACCGATCTCACCGACATCGGCCGGCCCGAGGCGCACGACGAGGAAGCCGATATGACGATGCGCTGGTTCGCCCTCGACGATGCGGTGCAGCGGGTGCTCAGTGGCGAGTTCGTCAATTCCATTGCGGTGGCCGGGATTCTGGCCACTTACGCCATCACCGGCGGACTGGCCGAACCGCGGGCGGTGGACAGCCCCTGGGTCGACAAGCCGACGGCGTTCGCCAAGCGCAAGGCCGGGCAGTGA
- a CDS encoding beta-ketoacyl-ACP reductase, with protein MTVDDAEAVAALNLDKLPTHIVGKRVTELMDLTGKKAFCTGAGGDGLGHAIANRLAGSGADIALVGRTLEPLQRRAEEIAQRWGVNTVPVRADMSDWDQIHGAVGEAHEKLGGLDIMINNPVMVAAGPFETQTKADIDLTVLGSLTMMMYGAHAALQYLLPQGSGTIINIGSVGGRIQQRGLVAYNACKAGVIGFTRNLAHEVALRGVNVFCVAPGIMIKEQMKQYLFDPQTPAHHAGRGAILEAITTQVQLGRASLPEEAANMVAFLASEAASYMCGQTIDVAGGQWMG; from the coding sequence GTGACGGTGGACGATGCAGAGGCAGTCGCCGCACTGAATCTCGACAAGCTGCCGACCCACATCGTCGGCAAGCGCGTGACCGAACTGATGGACCTGACCGGGAAGAAAGCGTTCTGCACCGGCGCCGGCGGCGATGGCTTGGGACACGCGATCGCCAATCGTCTGGCTGGATCCGGCGCGGACATCGCTCTGGTTGGTCGGACTTTGGAGCCGCTACAGCGCCGAGCCGAGGAGATCGCGCAGCGGTGGGGAGTCAACACCGTACCGGTTCGGGCAGACATGTCGGATTGGGATCAGATACACGGCGCGGTCGGTGAGGCGCACGAGAAGCTCGGCGGCCTGGACATCATGATCAACAACCCCGTCATGGTCGCTGCCGGACCCTTCGAGACGCAGACGAAAGCCGACATCGACCTCACGGTCCTGGGCAGCCTCACCATGATGATGTACGGCGCTCACGCCGCGCTGCAGTACCTGTTGCCGCAGGGATCGGGGACGATCATCAACATCGGGTCGGTCGGTGGGCGGATCCAACAGCGCGGCCTGGTCGCGTACAACGCCTGCAAGGCAGGCGTCATCGGGTTCACCCGAAATCTCGCGCACGAGGTGGCGCTGCGCGGAGTCAACGTGTTCTGCGTAGCGCCCGGCATCATGATCAAAGAACAGATGAAGCAGTATCTGTTCGATCCGCAGACCCCGGCGCACCATGCCGGGCGTGGCGCAATCCTGGAAGCAATCACCACCCAGGTTCAGCTGGGTCGCGCCTCGCTACCCGAAGAGGCCGCCAACATGGTTGCGTTCTTGGCTTCAGAAGCGGCCAGTTACATGTGCGGACAGACCATCGATGTTGCCGGCGGACAGTGGATGGGCTGA
- the cmk gene encoding cytidylate kinase, producing the protein MSGLVIAIDGPAGTGKSSVSRGLARGLGARFLDTGAMYRMVTLAVLRAGIDPSDAEAVARCASEVEISVGYDPDVSSFLLGGEDVSAQIRADDVTRAVSAVSAVPAVRTRLVDIQRELSRGDGPIVVEGRDIGTVLFPEAPVKIFLTASAETRAQRRNAQNVRAGFPDDYEAVLADVRRRDHLDSTRAVSPLRAASDAIVVDTGDMTESQVVAHLQELVTQRSEAVR; encoded by the coding sequence GTGAGCGGCCTGGTGATCGCGATCGACGGTCCGGCCGGAACCGGAAAGTCCTCGGTGTCAAGGGGTTTGGCGCGCGGTCTGGGTGCACGGTTCCTCGATACCGGGGCGATGTACCGGATGGTGACGCTGGCCGTGCTGCGGGCCGGCATCGATCCGTCCGACGCCGAAGCTGTTGCGCGTTGTGCTTCGGAGGTAGAGATATCCGTCGGCTACGACCCCGATGTCAGCAGCTTTCTGCTTGGCGGAGAAGATGTTTCGGCACAGATCCGGGCCGACGACGTCACCCGGGCGGTGTCGGCGGTGTCAGCGGTGCCGGCGGTGCGGACGCGGTTGGTCGACATTCAGCGCGAACTGTCGCGGGGCGACGGGCCCATCGTGGTGGAGGGCCGCGACATCGGCACCGTGCTGTTTCCCGAAGCACCGGTGAAGATCTTCCTCACGGCTTCAGCCGAGACCCGCGCGCAGCGCCGCAACGCGCAGAACGTCCGGGCCGGGTTTCCCGACGACTACGAGGCGGTGCTGGCTGACGTGCGCCGCCGCGACCACCTGGACTCCACCCGGGCGGTCTCGCCGTTGCGGGCGGCCAGCGATGCGATCGTCGTCGACACCGGCGACATGACCGAATCCCAGGTGGTTGCCCACTTGCAGGAGTTGGTCACCCAGCGAAGTGAGGCGGTGCGGTGA
- the scpA gene encoding segregation/condensation protein A, which translates to MNAASESGFQVRLTNFEGPFDLLLQLIFAHRLDVTEVALHQVTDDFIAYTKAIGARLDLDETTAFLVVAATLLDLKAARLLPAGQVDDEEDLALLEVRDLLFARLLQYRAFKHVAEMFAELEATAMRSYPRSVSLEERFDGLLPEVMIGVDAARFAEIAAIAFTPRPVPTVGVGHLHMETVSVPEQARHILALLEGRGSGQWASFSELVADCKAPVEIVGRFLALLELYRSRAVAFDQSEPLGVLQVSWTGERPTSQSLLEVRDE; encoded by the coding sequence GTGAACGCCGCATCCGAGAGCGGCTTCCAGGTTCGGCTGACGAATTTCGAGGGTCCGTTCGACCTGCTGTTGCAGCTCATCTTCGCGCATCGGCTCGACGTCACCGAGGTGGCGTTGCACCAGGTCACCGACGATTTCATCGCCTACACCAAGGCCATCGGCGCCCGGTTGGACCTCGACGAGACCACCGCCTTCCTGGTGGTGGCCGCGACCTTGCTGGACTTGAAGGCCGCCCGGCTGCTACCTGCCGGCCAGGTCGACGACGAGGAGGACCTGGCCCTGCTCGAGGTGCGCGACCTGCTGTTCGCGCGGCTGCTGCAGTACCGGGCGTTCAAGCACGTCGCGGAGATGTTCGCCGAGCTGGAGGCGACGGCGATGCGCAGCTATCCCCGGTCGGTGTCGCTGGAGGAGCGCTTCGACGGACTGCTGCCCGAGGTGATGATCGGGGTGGACGCCGCACGGTTCGCCGAGATCGCCGCGATCGCGTTCACCCCGCGGCCGGTTCCGACGGTGGGTGTCGGGCACCTGCACATGGAGACGGTGTCGGTGCCGGAGCAGGCCAGGCACATCTTGGCGCTGCTGGAGGGGCGCGGCAGCGGGCAGTGGGCGTCGTTTTCGGAGCTGGTCGCCGACTGCAAGGCGCCGGTCGAGATCGTCGGGCGCTTCCTGGCGCTGCTCGAACTGTATCGTTCCCGGGCGGTAGCATTCGACCAGTCCGAGCCTCTTGGCGTCCTCCAGGTGTCGTGGACCGGGGAACGACCCACCAGCCAATCGTTGCTAGAAGTGCGAGACGAGTAA
- a CDS encoding putative RNA pseudouridine synthase, which yields MVEFEEPQGIRLQKVLSQAGIASRRAAEKLIVEGRVEVDGQVVTELGTRVDPDASVIRVDGARVVLDDSLVYLALNKPRGMHSTMSDDRGRPCIGDLIERKVRGNKKLFHVGRLDADTEGLILLTNDGELAHRLMHPSHEVPKTYLATVTGTVPRGLGKQLRAGIELEDGPVRVDDFALVDSIPGKTLVRVTLHEGRNRIVRRMLAAVGFPVEALVRTDIGAVTLGKQRPGSVRALRHDEIGKLYQAVGL from the coding sequence ATGGTCGAATTCGAAGAGCCGCAAGGCATCCGGTTGCAGAAGGTGTTGTCCCAGGCCGGGATTGCGTCGCGCCGGGCGGCCGAGAAGCTGATCGTCGAGGGCCGGGTCGAGGTGGACGGGCAGGTGGTGACCGAGCTGGGTACCCGGGTCGATCCCGACGCGTCGGTGATCCGCGTGGACGGGGCCAGGGTGGTGCTCGACGACTCGCTGGTCTACCTGGCGCTCAACAAGCCGCGCGGCATGCACTCCACCATGTCGGACGATCGCGGCCGCCCCTGCATCGGCGACCTGATCGAGCGAAAAGTCCGGGGCAACAAGAAACTTTTCCACGTCGGCCGGCTGGACGCCGACACCGAGGGGCTGATCCTGCTGACCAACGACGGGGAGCTGGCGCACCGGTTGATGCACCCGTCCCACGAAGTGCCCAAGACCTACCTTGCGACTGTGACGGGTACGGTGCCGCGCGGGTTGGGCAAGCAGTTGCGCGCCGGCATCGAATTGGAGGACGGCCCGGTGCGGGTTGACGACTTCGCGCTGGTGGATTCGATTCCGGGCAAGACGCTGGTGCGGGTGACGCTGCACGAGGGACGCAACCGCATCGTGCGCCGGATGCTGGCTGCCGTGGGGTTTCCGGTGGAAGCGTTGGTGCGCACCGATATCGGTGCGGTGACGCTGGGCAAGCAGCGGCCGGGCTCGGTGCGTGCGCTGCGGCACGACGAGATCGGGAAACTGTATCAGGCGGTCGGGCTGTGA
- a CDS encoding hypothetical protein (frameshifted, insertion at around 3254029), translated as MPSNIDLSAAEIQLVNEVGREQTLGRALYPLLDRYDYVLIDCQPSLGLLTVNGLACAEGVVIPTECEFSLRGLALLTDTVDKVRDRLNPKLDISGILITRYDPRTVNSREVMARVVERFGDLVFDTVITRTVRFPETSVAGEPITTWAPRSSGAIAYRALAREFINRFGV; from the coding sequence GTGCCCAGCAACATCGATCTGTCCGCCGCCGAGATTCAGCTGGTCAACGAGGTGGGTCGGGAGCAAACGCTGGGACGGGCGCTGTATCCGTTGCTGGACCGCTACGACTACGTGCTGATCGACTGCCAGCCGTCACTGGGCCTGCTCACCGTCAACGGCCTGGCCTGCGCCGAAGGCGTGGTGATCCCGACGGAGTGCGAGTTCTCCCTGCGTGGGCTGGCGCTGCTCACCGACACCGTCGACAAAGTGCGCGACCGGCTCAACCCCAAACTGGACATCAGCGGGATCCTGATCACCCGCTACGACCCGCGGACCGTCAACTCCCGCGAGGTGATGGCCCGCGTCGTGGAGCGGTTCGGTGATCTAGTGTTCGACACCGTGATCACCCGCACCGTGCGCTTCCCCGAGACCAGCGTCGCCGGAGAACCCATCACGACGTGGGCGCCCCGATCCAGCGGCGCCATCGCGTATCGGGCGCTGGCGCGCGAGTTCATCAACCGATTCGGCGTGTGA
- the der gene encoding GTPase Der, giving the protein MTEDGTWSDESDWELTDSDSEESGEAGPAPVVAIVGRPNVGKSTLVNRIIGRREAVVQDVPGVTRDRVSYDALWTGRRFVVQDTGGWEPDAKGLQQLVAEQASVAMRTADAVILVVDATVGATTADEAAARILLRSGKPVFLAANKVDNERVEADAAELWSLGLGEPYAISAMHGRGVADLLDAVLGALPEVAESAAGAGGPRRVALVGKPNVGKSSLLNKLAGDQRSVVHDAAGTTVDPVDSLIELDGKVWRFVDTAGLRRKVGQASGHEFYASVRTHSAIDAAEVVIVLIDASQPLTEQDLRVLSMVIEAGRALVLAYNKWDLVDEDRRDLLDREIDRELVQVRWAERVNISAKTGRAVQKLVPAMEKALASWDTRIATGPLNTWIKEVVAATPPPVRGGKQPRILFATQATARPPTFVLFTSGFLEAGYRRFLERRLRETFGFEGSPIRINVRVREKRGARRR; this is encoded by the coding sequence GTGACCGAGGATGGCACCTGGTCGGACGAAAGTGACTGGGAATTAACTGATTCCGATTCCGAGGAGTCGGGTGAGGCGGGCCCGGCGCCGGTGGTGGCCATCGTCGGGCGTCCCAACGTCGGCAAGTCGACTCTGGTCAACCGGATCATCGGCCGGCGCGAAGCGGTGGTGCAGGACGTCCCCGGGGTGACCCGCGACCGGGTGTCCTACGACGCGCTGTGGACCGGCCGCCGGTTCGTCGTGCAGGACACCGGAGGCTGGGAGCCCGACGCCAAGGGCCTGCAGCAACTGGTGGCCGAACAGGCGTCGGTGGCCATGCGCACCGCGGACGCGGTGATCCTGGTGGTCGACGCCACCGTGGGCGCGACCACCGCCGACGAAGCCGCCGCCCGGATCCTGCTGCGCTCCGGCAAGCCAGTGTTCCTGGCCGCCAACAAGGTTGACAACGAACGGGTGGAAGCCGATGCGGCCGAACTGTGGTCGCTGGGGCTGGGGGAGCCGTACGCGATCAGTGCCATGCACGGTCGCGGAGTCGCCGATCTGCTCGACGCGGTGCTGGGCGCGCTGCCCGAGGTTGCGGAATCGGCGGCAGGTGCCGGCGGTCCGCGGCGGGTGGCGCTGGTCGGCAAACCCAACGTCGGTAAGAGTTCGCTGCTGAACAAGCTGGCCGGCGACCAGCGTTCGGTGGTGCACGACGCGGCCGGCACCACCGTGGACCCGGTGGACTCGCTGATCGAGCTGGACGGCAAGGTGTGGCGGTTCGTGGACACCGCGGGGCTGCGCCGCAAGGTCGGTCAGGCCAGCGGTCACGAGTTCTACGCCTCGGTGCGTACGCACAGTGCCATCGACGCCGCCGAGGTGGTGATCGTGCTGATCGATGCGTCCCAGCCGTTGACCGAGCAGGATCTGCGGGTGCTGTCGATGGTGATCGAGGCCGGACGGGCGCTGGTGCTGGCCTACAACAAGTGGGATCTGGTCGACGAGGACCGCCGCGATCTGCTGGACCGCGAGATCGACCGCGAGCTGGTGCAGGTGCGGTGGGCGGAGCGGGTCAACATCTCCGCCAAGACCGGCCGTGCGGTGCAGAAGCTGGTGCCGGCGATGGAGAAAGCCCTGGCGTCCTGGGACACCAGGATCGCCACCGGCCCACTGAACACCTGGATCAAAGAGGTGGTCGCCGCGACGCCGCCCCCGGTGCGCGGCGGTAAGCAGCCGCGCATCCTGTTCGCGACGCAGGCGACGGCCCGCCCGCCGACGTTCGTGCTGTTCACGTCCGGTTTCTTGGAGGCCGGTTACCGAAGGTTCCTGGAGCGGCGGCTGCGGGAAACGTTCGGGTTCGAGGGTTCGCCGATCCGGATCAATGTGCGGGTGCGGGAGAAGCGGGGCGCTCGGCGTCGCTAG
- a CDS encoding LysR family transcriptional regulator — protein MDTHRLKYFLRIAEEGSITRAAELLGIAQPALSRQLQLLEEDLGVELFRRTRRGVQLTDAGERLRAATAAPLRQLDLAVKYAASPLARLKRNMLLGLPETAIDVLAAPLIGSLSAAFPNAVFSITAGSTDHLVEAMLRGSVDVALINPVPDDRVFYRALVEEELVVVGGPQSHLQADQAVTFEELATLPLVIPRSPTGIGAILENAALRTKVKVSYRASSDSVAVAKALFAAGTAYGVLPLSACNHDIGVGRLRYAPCDPVLNQQLGVAATTRLELPRELTAKIGEVLREETADLIRSGRWPARLLAPQRWDPNVPDSSTTSGADA, from the coding sequence ATGGACACGCACCGGTTGAAGTACTTCCTACGCATCGCGGAGGAAGGGTCGATCACGCGTGCAGCCGAACTGCTGGGCATCGCGCAGCCCGCGCTGAGCCGCCAGCTGCAGCTACTCGAAGAAGACCTGGGCGTCGAGTTGTTTCGGCGCACCCGCCGCGGCGTCCAGTTGACAGACGCAGGCGAACGTTTACGCGCCGCGACGGCGGCGCCGCTGCGTCAGCTGGATCTAGCCGTCAAATACGCTGCGTCGCCCTTGGCACGGCTCAAGCGCAACATGCTGCTCGGCCTACCGGAGACGGCAATTGACGTTCTCGCCGCCCCGCTGATCGGCAGTCTCAGCGCGGCATTCCCCAACGCCGTGTTCTCGATAACCGCCGGCAGCACTGACCATCTCGTCGAAGCCATGCTGAGGGGAAGCGTCGACGTCGCATTGATCAATCCGGTACCCGACGACAGGGTGTTCTACCGCGCGCTGGTTGAAGAAGAGCTGGTTGTCGTGGGCGGCCCGCAATCACATCTGCAGGCCGACCAGGCGGTTACGTTCGAAGAGCTCGCGACCTTGCCCCTGGTGATCCCCCGCTCCCCGACCGGCATCGGTGCAATTCTCGAGAACGCCGCTCTGCGAACGAAAGTCAAAGTGAGCTACCGAGCATCCAGCGACTCCGTCGCGGTCGCCAAAGCACTCTTTGCGGCAGGTACGGCTTACGGGGTGTTGCCTCTGTCCGCGTGCAACCACGACATCGGTGTCGGACGATTGCGTTATGCGCCATGCGATCCCGTTCTCAACCAGCAACTGGGAGTAGCCGCGACGACGCGCCTGGAGCTACCCCGAGAACTCACCGCGAAGATCGGCGAAGTGCTACGCGAGGAGACCGCCGACCTCATTCGGTCCGGCCGGTGGCCGGCGCGGTTGCTGGCGCCGCAACGGTGGGACCCCAACGTCCCGGACTCTTCGACCACCTCGGGAGCCGACGCTTAG
- a CDS encoding methyltransferase has translation MSLLSRLPTLGWSMLRMGLGARSFKNTGQFGDGREAATVDYVLNNAKPGDVDDALATIDRFAYEKSMLVNVGDEKGELLDAAVRRADPALALELGTYVGYSAMRIARAAPKAKVYSVEFSAANAANARRIWAHAGLAERVTCVVGTIGDGGRTLDTLANDHGFTSAALDFVFIDHDKAAYLDDLLSIVQRGWLHPGSIVVADNVKVPGAPKYRAYMREQQGKSWHTVEHKTHVEYQSLVPDLVLESEYLG, from the coding sequence ATGAGCCTCCTATCGCGTCTGCCCACCCTCGGATGGTCGATGCTGCGGATGGGACTCGGTGCCCGCTCGTTCAAGAACACCGGGCAGTTCGGCGATGGACGCGAAGCCGCCACCGTCGACTACGTCCTGAACAACGCCAAGCCGGGTGACGTGGACGACGCGCTGGCCACCATCGACAGGTTCGCCTACGAGAAGTCGATGTTGGTCAACGTCGGGGACGAAAAAGGGGAACTGCTCGACGCGGCGGTGCGGCGGGCCGATCCGGCGCTGGCGCTGGAGCTGGGTACCTACGTCGGATACAGCGCCATGCGCATCGCCCGCGCCGCACCGAAGGCGAAGGTGTACTCCGTCGAGTTCTCGGCAGCCAACGCCGCCAACGCCCGGCGGATTTGGGCGCATGCCGGCCTGGCCGAGCGGGTCACCTGTGTGGTCGGGACCATCGGCGACGGTGGGCGCACCCTGGACACACTGGCCAATGATCACGGATTTACTTCTGCCGCTTTGGATTTCGTGTTCATCGACCACGACAAAGCCGCTTACCTCGACGACCTGCTGAGCATCGTGCAGCGCGGCTGGCTGCATCCCGGCTCGATCGTGGTGGCCGACAATGTCAAAGTGCCGGGTGCGCCCAAGTACCGCGCCTACATGCGCGAGCAGCAGGGCAAGTCCTGGCATACCGTGGAGCACAAAACGCACGTCGAATACCAGTCGCTGGTGCCCGACCTGGTGCTGGAATCCGAATACCTCGGCTAG
- the scpB gene encoding segregation and condensation protein B, translating to MTEHLPDELDAGIPDIAEPAELDPDELGRVLESLLLVVDSPVTAEALATVIEQPVYRVAAKLQQMSEELTERDSGIDLRQGGEGWRLYTRARFAPYVEKLLLDGARTKLTRAALETLAVVAYRQPVTRARVSAVRGVNVDAVMRTLLARGLITEVGTDEDSGAVTFATTELFLERLGLTSLTELPDIAPLLPDVDTIDDLSESLDSEPRFMKLAGGRPSDPAVAFDVDRD from the coding sequence GTGACCGAACACCTGCCAGACGAGCTCGACGCTGGCATCCCCGATATCGCCGAGCCCGCGGAGCTGGACCCCGACGAACTGGGCCGGGTGCTGGAGTCGCTGCTGCTGGTGGTGGACTCCCCGGTGACCGCCGAGGCGCTGGCCACCGTCATCGAGCAGCCGGTGTACCGGGTCGCGGCGAAGCTGCAGCAGATGTCCGAGGAGCTCACCGAACGCGACAGCGGCATCGACCTGCGGCAGGGCGGCGAGGGATGGCGGCTCTACACCCGGGCCCGGTTCGCGCCCTACGTCGAGAAGCTGTTGCTGGACGGTGCCCGGACCAAGCTGACCCGGGCGGCACTGGAAACTCTTGCCGTGGTCGCGTACCGCCAGCCGGTGACGCGGGCGCGGGTCAGCGCCGTGCGCGGTGTCAATGTCGACGCCGTGATGCGCACCTTGCTGGCCCGCGGTCTGATCACCGAAGTCGGCACCGACGAGGACAGCGGTGCGGTGACGTTCGCCACCACCGAATTGTTTCTGGAGCGTTTGGGTTTGACGTCCTTGACGGAGTTGCCCGACATCGCGCCGCTGCTCCCGGATGTCGACACGATCGACGACCTCAGCGAATCCCTGGACAGCGAGCCACGTTTCATGAAGCTGGCCGGTGGCCGGCCGTCCGATCCGGCTGTGGCGTTCGATGTGGACCGCGACTGA
- the xerD_3 gene encoding tyrosine recombinase XerD, producing MTTALTLDAQLQGYLDHLTIERGVAANTLSSYRRDLRRYSKHLEERGIHDLAQVGEEDVAEFLVALRRGDPEAGAAALSAVSAARALIAVRGLHRFAAAEGLAAVDVARSVRPPTPGRRLPKSLTIDQVLALLEAAGGEDAADGPLTLRNRALLELLYSTGSRISEAVGLDVDDIDTHARSVLLRGKGGKQRLVPIGRPAVQALDAYLVRGRPDLARRGRGTPAIFLNARGGRLSRQSAWQVLQDAADRAGITSGVSPHMLRHSFATHLLEGGADVRVVQELLGHASVTTTQIYTLVTVHALREVWAGAHPRAQ from the coding sequence GTGACGACGGCGCTGACGCTCGACGCGCAGCTGCAGGGCTACCTCGACCATCTGACGATCGAGCGCGGCGTCGCGGCCAACACGCTGAGCTCCTACCGTCGCGATCTGCGCCGCTACTCGAAGCATCTGGAAGAGCGGGGAATTCACGATTTGGCGCAGGTCGGCGAAGAAGACGTCGCCGAGTTCCTGGTGGCGCTGCGCCGCGGCGATCCGGAGGCCGGGGCGGCGGCGCTGTCCGCGGTATCAGCGGCGCGGGCGCTGATCGCGGTGCGCGGCCTGCACCGCTTCGCCGCCGCCGAAGGACTGGCCGCCGTGGACGTGGCGCGGTCGGTGCGCCCGCCGACACCGGGACGCCGGCTGCCCAAGAGCCTGACCATCGACCAGGTGCTGGCGTTGCTGGAGGCCGCCGGCGGCGAGGACGCCGCCGACGGTCCGTTGACGCTGCGCAACCGGGCGTTGCTGGAACTGCTGTATTCCACCGGGTCGCGGATCTCCGAAGCGGTGGGCCTGGACGTCGACGACATCGACACGCATGCCCGCTCGGTGTTGTTGCGCGGCAAGGGCGGTAAGCAGCGACTGGTGCCGATCGGGCGCCCCGCGGTGCAGGCGCTGGACGCCTACCTGGTGCGTGGCCGCCCCGATCTGGCGCGCCGTGGCCGCGGCACTCCGGCGATCTTCCTCAATGCCCGGGGCGGCCGGCTGTCCCGGCAGAGCGCGTGGCAGGTGCTGCAGGACGCCGCCGATCGGGCCGGCATCACCTCGGGTGTGTCGCCGCACATGCTGCGGCATTCGTTCGCCACCCATCTACTCGAGGGCGGCGCCGACGTCCGGGTGGTGCAGGAGTTGCTCGGTCACGCCTCGGTGACCACGACGCAGATCTATACGCTGGTCACGGTGCACGCGCTGCGCGAGGTGTGGGCCGGGGCGCACCCGCGGGCGCAGTGA